DNA from Streptomyces sp. Edi4:
GCTCTGGCCAGATACGGCGCCGTGCGGCCGAGGCCCGTGTTGGCCACCTCGGCCGGAGGGCCCGCCGCTACGATCCGGCCGCCCTCGTCGCCGCCGCCGGGGCCGAGGTCCAGCATCCAGTCCGCGCCCGCGACCACCGTCATGTCGTGCTCCACCACGATGACCGAGTGGCCCGCGTCCACCAGGCCGTGCAGTTGGCGCAGCAGGATGTCGACGTCGGCCGGGTGCAGTCCCGTCGTCGGCTCGTCCAGGACGTACAGGGTGTGGTCGCGGTGGGTGCGCTGCAACTCCGTGGCCAGTTTGCTGCGTTGGGCCTCGCCGCCCGACAGCTCCGTTGCGGGCTGGCCCAGGCGCAGATAGCCGAGGCCGACGTCGAGCAGGGCGGCCAGGCTGCGCACGGCGGACGGGGTCGCGGCGAAGACCTCGGCGGCGGCCTCCACCGTGAGGTCCAACACCTCGGCGATGGTGCGGCCGCCCAGGGTGACCTCCAGGGTCCGGGGGTTGTAGCGCGCGCCGTGGCAGTCCGGGCAGGGCGCGTACGTGCTGGGCAGGAAGAGGAGTTCCACCGATACGAATCCCTCGCCCTGGCAGGTCTCGCAGCGGCCGCCCGCCACATTGAAGGAGAACCGGCCCGCCTTGTAACCGCGTGCCCTCGCCTCCTCGGTCTCGGCGAACAGCTTGCGCACGACGTCGAACAGGCCCGTGTACGTCGCCAGATTGGAACGCGGGGTGCGGCCGATCGGCTTCTGATCCACCCTCACCAGCCGTCCCACGCCCGGCAGTTGGTCGTGCAACTCGTCGACCAGGGTGGACTTGCCGGAGCCCGAGACGCCGGTCACCGCCGTGAACACCCCCAGTGGGAACGCCGCGTCGACGCCGCGCAGATTGTGTCGCGTGACGCCGGTCAGTTCCAGCCAGGCGCGCGGCTCGCGCACGGCACGACGCGGCGTGGGGGAGCGGTCGAAGAGGTAGCGCCGGGTCGCCGACTCCTCGACGTGGGCCAGATCCTGCGGGGGGCCGCTGTGCAGCACCCGGCCGCCGTGCTCGCCGGCCAGCGGGCCCACGTCGATGAGCCAGTCCGCGTTGCGCATCACCTCCAGATGGTGCTCGACCACGAAGACCGAGTTGCCCGCCGCCTTCAGTCGGCCGAGCACCGTGAGCAGCGCCTCGGTGTCGGCCGGGTGAAGTCCCGCCGACGGCTCGTCCAGGACGTACACCACGCCGAAGAGCCCCGACCGCAGCTGGGTGGCGAGCCGCAGGCGTTGGAGCTCACCCGCCGAGAGTGTGGGCGCGGTGCGGTCCAGGCTCAGATAGCCGAGCCCCAGCTCGATGACCGGGCCGATGCGGGAGAGGAGGTCGCCGGTGACGGCGGCGGCGGTCGGCCCGCCGGCCGTGTCCCGGAGCAGCCGGTCGAGCGCGGTCAGCGGAAGCGCCACGAGTTCGGCGATGGTACGGCCCGCGAAGGTGACGGCCAGCGCTTCGGGCCGCAGCCTCGTGCCCTTGCAGACCGGGCAGTCGGCGGCGGTCAAAAACCGCTCGGCCTTGGCCCGCAGCGTCTGGCTCTTGCTCTGGGCGAACGTCTTCATCACATAGCGCCGGGCACTGAAGTACGTTCCCTGGTACGGGCGTTGGATACGGCCGGCCTCCCGCACCGGATGCACCGTCACGACCGGCTGCTCCTCGGTGAACAGGATCCAGTCCCGGTCCTTCGGGTCGAGCTCGCGCCAGGGCCGGTCCACGTCGTACCCGAGCGTGTCCAGCACGTCCCGCAAGTTCTTGCCCTGCCACGCGCCCGGCCAGGCGGCGATCGCGCCCTCGCGGATCGACAGGGAGGGATCGGGGACGAGCAGCTTCTCGCTGGTGCGGTGGACGCGGCCGAGTCCCTGGCACTCGGGGCAGGCGCCCACCGCGGTGTTGGGCGAGAAGGAGTCCGAATCCAGGCGCTCCGCGCCCGGGGGATACTCGCCCGCCCGGGAGAACAGCATGCGCAGC
Protein-coding regions in this window:
- a CDS encoding excinuclease ABC subunit UvrA; translation: MQSPSDPFVRVRGAREHNLRGVDVDIPRDCLAVFTGVSGSGKSSLAFGTIYAEAQRRYFESVAPYARRLIHQVGAPAVGEISGLPPAVSLEQRRSAPSSRSSVGTVTMLSNSLRMLFSRAGEYPPGAERLDSDSFSPNTAVGACPECQGLGRVHRTSEKLLVPDPSLSIREGAIAAWPGAWQGKNLRDVLDTLGYDVDRPWRELDPKDRDWILFTEEQPVVTVHPVREAGRIQRPYQGTYFSARRYVMKTFAQSKSQTLRAKAERFLTAADCPVCKGTRLRPEALAVTFAGRTIAELVALPLTALDRLLRDTAGGPTAAAVTGDLLSRIGPVIELGLGYLSLDRTAPTLSAGELQRLRLATQLRSGLFGVVYVLDEPSAGLHPADTEALLTVLGRLKAAGNSVFVVEHHLEVMRNADWLIDVGPLAGEHGGRVLHSGPPQDLAHVEESATRRYLFDRSPTPRRAVREPRAWLELTGVTRHNLRGVDAAFPLGVFTAVTGVSGSGKSTLVDELHDQLPGVGRLVRVDQKPIGRTPRSNLATYTGLFDVVRKLFAETEEARARGYKAGRFSFNVAGGRCETCQGEGFVSVELLFLPSTYAPCPDCHGARYNPRTLEVTLGGRTIAEVLDLTVEAAAEVFAATPSAVRSLAALLDVGLGYLRLGQPATELSGGEAQRSKLATELQRTHRDHTLYVLDEPTTGLHPADVDILLRQLHGLVDAGHSVIVVEHDMTVVAGADWMLDLGPGGGDEGGRIVAAGPPAEVANTGLGRTAPYLARALA